In one Mycobacterium heckeshornense genomic region, the following are encoded:
- a CDS encoding ParA family protein — MTDTRVLAVANQKGGVAKTTTVASLGAAMVDEDRRVLLVDLDPQGCLTFSLGHDPDKLPVSVHEVLLGEVEPEAVLVSTAEGMTLLPSNIDLAGAEAMLLMRAGREYALKRALDKLSGRFDVVIVDCPPSLGVLTLNGLTAADEAIVPLQCETLAHRGVGQFLRTVADVQQITNPRLRLLGVLPTLYDSRTTHTRDVLLDVADRYDLPVLAPPIPRTVRFAEASASGSSVMAARKNKGASAYRELAHALLKHWKSGKPLPTFAPEP; from the coding sequence ATGACTGACACCCGGGTGCTAGCGGTCGCGAATCAGAAGGGCGGGGTTGCCAAGACGACGACGGTGGCCTCGCTGGGGGCCGCGATGGTCGACGAAGACCGGCGAGTGCTTCTCGTCGATCTCGATCCCCAGGGCTGCCTGACGTTTTCGCTTGGCCACGATCCCGACAAGTTGCCGGTATCCGTGCATGAGGTGCTGCTCGGCGAGGTGGAGCCCGAAGCGGTGCTGGTGAGCACCGCGGAGGGAATGACGTTGTTGCCGTCCAATATCGACCTCGCCGGCGCCGAGGCGATGCTGCTAATGCGGGCTGGCCGGGAGTATGCCCTGAAACGCGCGCTGGACAAGCTCAGCGGGCGCTTCGACGTGGTCATCGTCGACTGCCCGCCGTCGCTGGGCGTGCTCACGCTCAACGGCCTCACCGCGGCCGACGAGGCGATCGTGCCGCTGCAGTGCGAGACGCTGGCGCATCGCGGTGTCGGGCAGTTTCTGCGTACCGTTGCCGACGTCCAACAGATCACGAATCCCCGGCTGCGTCTGCTGGGGGTGTTGCCGACGCTGTATGACTCGCGCACCACCCACACCCGCGACGTGCTGCTCGACGTCGCCGACCGCTACGACCTGCCGGTGCTGGCTCCGCCGATCCCGCGAACAGTGCGCTTCGCCGAGGCCAGCGCCTCGGGGTCATCGGTGATGGCCGCCCGCAAGAATAAAGGGGCGTCGGCCTACCGGGAGTTGGCCCATGCCCTGCTCAAGCACTGGAAGTCCGGCAAACCGTTGCCGACGTTTGCCCCGGAGCCGTAG
- a CDS encoding acid phosphatase, which produces MGVEDHRLVLMRHGETEWSKSGQHTGRTDLELTDAGRKRAQTLSETLGHLGLDDAMVFSSPRRRALVTAELAGLTVDHTTELLAEWDYGAYEGLTTAQIRTSHPDWLIWTHGAQDGESVAQVSDRADEAVALALRHMASRDVVFVGHGHFSRAVIARWLELPVGEGLRFAMAAGSVAVCGFEHGARQLARLG; this is translated from the coding sequence ATGGGCGTCGAGGACCATCGACTGGTGCTAATGCGTCACGGCGAGACCGAATGGTCGAAGTCCGGCCAGCACACCGGCCGCACCGACCTCGAGCTGACCGACGCCGGCCGCAAACGGGCGCAGACCCTTAGCGAGACCCTGGGCCACCTTGGCCTCGACGACGCGATGGTTTTCAGCAGCCCACGCCGGCGCGCCCTGGTCACCGCCGAGTTGGCCGGTCTGACGGTCGACCACACGACCGAATTGCTCGCCGAATGGGACTACGGCGCCTACGAGGGTCTGACGACGGCGCAGATCCGGACGTCGCATCCCGACTGGCTAATCTGGACACATGGCGCGCAAGACGGCGAAAGCGTCGCACAGGTCAGCGACCGAGCTGATGAGGCCGTCGCATTAGCGTTGCGGCACATGGCATCTCGAGATGTGGTGTTCGTCGGCCACGGCCACTTCTCACGCGCGGTGATCGCCCGATGGCTCGAGCTGCCGGTGGGTGAGGGCCTCCGATTTGCCATGGCCGCCGGCTCCGTCGCGGTGTGCGGTTTCGAACACGGAGCGCGCCAGCTGGCGCGCTTGGGCTGA
- a CDS encoding isochorismate synthase MenF, translating to MDSQPPFVLSGPSGVLIADGIERRFSEVSAAQAALHAGHAPIMLGALPFDISQPAALIVPRAVRHTEMLPDWPSGPLPAVRVAAAIPSPEQHRVRVQQARSRITAPDSTLSKVVLARALQLAADAPLDARAILRRLVAADPATFGYLVDLTPAGGRYSGATIVGASPELLVARDGERITCCPFAGSAPRAADPRLDEAVGTALANSAKNRHEHQLVVEAMRAALHPLCDDLTIAQSPQLRRTPTVWHLSTPISGRLRDRSTTAIDLALALHPTPAVGGVPTTQACELITALEGDRGFYAGAVGWCDARGDGRWVVSIRGAQLSADRRSALAHAGGGIVAESDPDDEVDETTTKFATILAALGVQH from the coding sequence ATGGACAGCCAACCGCCGTTCGTGCTGAGCGGGCCGAGCGGAGTGCTCATCGCCGACGGGATCGAACGCCGCTTCTCGGAGGTGTCGGCCGCACAGGCCGCACTGCACGCCGGCCACGCACCAATAATGCTGGGCGCGTTGCCATTTGACATCAGCCAGCCGGCCGCGTTGATAGTGCCCCGGGCGGTGCGGCACACCGAGATGCTGCCCGACTGGCCGAGCGGTCCGCTGCCGGCGGTACGCGTCGCCGCCGCCATCCCGTCCCCCGAGCAGCACCGCGTCCGCGTGCAGCAGGCGCGAAGCCGGATCACCGCACCGGACAGCACCCTGAGCAAGGTGGTGCTGGCGCGCGCGTTGCAACTGGCCGCCGACGCGCCGCTGGATGCCCGGGCGATCCTGCGCCGGCTGGTCGCTGCCGACCCGGCCACCTTCGGCTACCTGGTGGACCTGACACCGGCCGGCGGTCGATATTCGGGTGCGACGATCGTGGGTGCCAGCCCGGAATTGCTGGTCGCCCGTGACGGCGAGCGGATAACCTGCTGCCCGTTCGCGGGATCCGCACCGCGGGCCGCCGATCCCCGGCTGGATGAAGCAGTCGGCACCGCGTTAGCCAACTCGGCCAAGAACCGTCACGAACACCAGCTGGTGGTCGAGGCCATGCGCGCCGCGCTGCACCCGTTGTGCGACGACCTGACAATCGCGCAGTCCCCTCAGCTTCGGCGCACCCCGACGGTATGGCATCTGAGTACCCCGATCAGTGGACGGTTGCGCGATAGATCAACCACCGCAATAGATTTGGCGTTGGCATTGCATCCCACGCCTGCGGTCGGCGGGGTGCCGACCACGCAGGCATGCGAGCTGATCACGGCGCTGGAGGGAGACCGCGGTTTCTATGCCGGCGCCGTGGGCTGGTGTGACGCCCGCGGCGACGGGCGCTGGGTAGTGTCGATTCGCGGCGCGCAGCTGTCCGCCGATCGGCGCAGCGCCCTCGCCCACGCCGGCGGAGGCATCGTCGCCGAATCCGACCCCGACGACGAAGTCGACGAAACCACAACGAAATTCGCGACTATATTGGCCGCGCTGGGCGTCCAGCATTGA
- a CDS encoding diacylglycerol/lipid kinase family protein, translating to MRAVLIVNPTATSTTPAGRDLLAHALRSRLQLTIEHTTHRGHGGELAQAAAEAGVDVVVVHGGDGTVSNVVNGLLGRPGRLPTGHVPALAVVPGGSANVAARSLGISPDPITATNQLIGLLDEYEHQQSWRRIGVIDCGERWAVLNAGMGVDAEVVAAVEAQREKGVKVTPLRYWRVAVPTTIAYARREPTLTLRLPGRDPISGVHFVWVTNTNPWTYSNNRPLWTNPGCTFESGLGVFGLTSMKVIPTLRLLRQMLSKQPKLQAKQLIRDDDAPCLEVTCTGAPIASQFDGDYLGLREHMTFRSVPDALAVVAPPAKIHSELRK from the coding sequence ATGCGCGCGGTGCTGATAGTCAATCCGACGGCCACCTCGACCACCCCTGCGGGGCGTGACTTACTGGCGCACGCGCTGCGGAGCCGTCTTCAGTTGACCATCGAGCACACCACTCACCGCGGTCATGGCGGCGAGCTCGCGCAGGCCGCCGCCGAAGCCGGGGTCGATGTGGTGGTGGTGCACGGTGGTGACGGAACGGTGAGCAACGTGGTCAACGGCTTGCTCGGCCGCCCGGGCCGGTTGCCGACCGGCCACGTCCCGGCGCTGGCGGTGGTTCCGGGCGGGTCGGCGAACGTGGCGGCCCGGTCACTGGGAATTTCACCGGACCCGATCACTGCCACCAACCAGCTCATCGGGCTCCTCGACGAGTATGAACACCAGCAAAGCTGGCGCCGGATCGGGGTAATCGACTGCGGCGAGCGGTGGGCCGTGCTCAACGCCGGGATGGGCGTCGACGCCGAGGTGGTGGCCGCGGTGGAGGCCCAACGCGAAAAGGGGGTCAAGGTCACACCGCTGCGGTATTGGCGCGTGGCGGTGCCGACCACGATCGCTTACGCGCGGCGTGAGCCGACCCTGACGCTGCGGTTACCCGGCCGTGACCCCATTTCCGGCGTGCACTTCGTCTGGGTCACCAACACCAATCCGTGGACCTATAGCAACAACCGCCCGCTGTGGACCAACCCGGGCTGCACCTTCGAATCCGGCCTCGGGGTTTTCGGCCTCACCAGCATGAAGGTGATCCCCACGCTACGACTCCTGCGTCAGATGCTGTCGAAACAACCGAAGTTGCAGGCCAAACAGCTCATCCGCGACGACGACGCCCCATGCCTGGAGGTCACCTGCACCGGCGCCCCGATCGCCAGCCAGTTCGACGGGGACTACCTCGGGTTGCGGGAGCACATGACATTCCGTTCCGTCCCCGACGCGCTGGCGGTTGTCGCCCCACCCGCCAAAATCCACTCTGAGCTGCGGAAATAA
- the whiB1 gene encoding transcriptional regulator WhiB1 encodes MDWRHKAVCRDEDPELFFPVGNSGPALAQIADAKLVCNRCPVTTECLTWALETGQDSGVWGGMSEDERRALKRRNARTKARTGV; translated from the coding sequence ATGGATTGGCGCCACAAGGCGGTCTGTCGCGACGAGGATCCGGAGCTGTTCTTTCCGGTGGGGAACAGCGGACCGGCACTCGCGCAGATCGCTGACGCGAAACTGGTCTGTAACCGGTGCCCGGTGACCACAGAGTGCCTCACCTGGGCGCTGGAAACCGGCCAGGACTCTGGCGTGTGGGGCGGAATGAGTGAAGACGAGCGGCGCGCACTCAAGCGCCGCAACGCCCGGACGAAAGCACGCACCGGAGTCTGA
- a CDS encoding sensor histidine kinase, which translates to MSTLGDLLAEHTVLPGSAVDHLHAVVGEWQLLADLSFADYLMWVRRDDGALVCVAQCRPNTAPTVLLADAVGTVVSADQLPLVAAAFTSGTIGRERDAGQHFSWQQRGLNIEAVPVRYGEKVVAVLTHQTALAANRQSSPLETAYLDCAAHLVHMLSEGTFPNVGDVAMARSSPRAGDGFIRLDNDGVVSYASPNALSAYHRMGLTSELEGHNLIEITRPLISDPFEAHELAEHVRDSLAGGASMRIEVDAGGATVLLRTLPLVVHGSAAGAVVLIRDVTEVKRRDRALMSKDATIREIHHRVKNNLQTVAALLRLQARRTTNPEGREALLESVRRVSSIALVHDALSMSVDEQVNLDEVIDRILPIINDVASVDIPIRVNRVGTLGVLDSDRATALIMVITELVQNAIEHAFDPEAAQGCVTIHAERSARWLDVVVHDNGRGLPDGFTPEASDRLGLQIVRTLVSAELDGSLHMQAAASGGTEVVLRVPVGRRARPAQ; encoded by the coding sequence ATGTCGACTCTCGGTGACCTGCTTGCCGAACACACCGTCCTGCCGGGCAGCGCTGTCGACCACCTGCACGCGGTAGTGGGCGAGTGGCAGCTGCTGGCCGACCTGTCGTTTGCCGACTACTTGATGTGGGTGCGTCGTGATGACGGCGCGCTGGTGTGCGTCGCGCAATGTCGGCCCAACACCGCACCGACGGTCTTGCTGGCCGACGCGGTAGGCACGGTGGTTTCCGCCGACCAGTTGCCGTTGGTTGCCGCGGCGTTCACGTCCGGCACCATCGGACGGGAACGCGATGCGGGACAACATTTTTCGTGGCAGCAGCGGGGCTTAAACATTGAAGCTGTGCCGGTGCGGTACGGCGAGAAAGTGGTGGCGGTGCTCACGCACCAAACAGCTCTGGCGGCCAACCGCCAGTCCAGCCCGCTGGAAACCGCGTACTTAGACTGCGCCGCTCATCTCGTCCACATGCTGTCGGAGGGCACATTTCCCAACGTGGGCGACGTCGCGATGGCGCGCTCGAGCCCGCGAGCCGGTGACGGCTTCATCCGTCTCGACAACGACGGCGTCGTCTCCTATGCCAGCCCCAACGCGTTGTCGGCCTACCACCGGATGGGGTTGACGTCAGAGTTGGAGGGCCACAACCTCATCGAGATCACCCGCCCCCTGATTTCCGATCCGTTCGAGGCGCACGAATTGGCCGAGCATGTGCGTGATTCGTTGGCCGGCGGTGCGAGCATGCGGATTGAGGTCGACGCCGGCGGCGCCACTGTGCTGCTGCGGACCCTGCCGCTGGTGGTGCACGGCTCGGCCGCCGGCGCCGTGGTGCTGATCCGCGACGTCACCGAGGTCAAGCGCCGCGACCGCGCGCTGATGTCCAAGGACGCCACGATCCGCGAGATCCACCACCGGGTCAAGAACAACCTGCAAACCGTGGCCGCACTGCTGCGGCTGCAGGCACGCCGCACCACCAACCCGGAGGGCCGCGAAGCGCTGCTCGAGTCGGTGCGGCGGGTCTCGTCGATCGCGCTGGTGCACGACGCGCTGTCGATGTCGGTCGACGAGCAGGTCAACCTCGACGAGGTGATCGACCGGATACTGCCCATCATCAACGATGTTGCCAGCGTCGACATCCCGATCCGGGTCAACCGGGTGGGCACACTGGGGGTGCTGGATTCTGATCGTGCCACCGCGCTGATCATGGTCATCACCGAACTGGTGCAAAACGCGATCGAGCACGCCTTCGATCCCGAGGCCGCTCAGGGATGTGTGACGATCCATGCCGAACGTTCGGCGCGCTGGCTGGACGTGGTGGTCCACGACAACGGCCGGGGCCTGCCGGATGGGTTCACCCCGGAGGCGTCGGATCGGCTGGGCCTGCAGATTGTGCGGACGCTGGTGTCGGCGGAGCTCGACGGCTCACTGCACATGCAGGCCGCGGCATCCGGCGGCACCGAGGTGGTCTTGCGGGTTCCGGTCGGTCGGCGCGCCCGGCCTGCGCAGTAA
- a CDS encoding biotin/lipoyl-binding carrier protein, protein MAEDVRAEIVASVLEVMVNEGDRIGEGDTLVLLESMKMEIPVLAEVAGTVSKVSVAVGDVIQAGDLIAVIS, encoded by the coding sequence ATGGCCGAGGACGTCCGAGCGGAGATCGTCGCCAGCGTGCTGGAAGTCATGGTCAACGAGGGCGATCGAATCGGCGAGGGGGACACTCTGGTACTGCTGGAGTCGATGAAGATGGAGATTCCGGTCCTGGCCGAAGTGGCCGGCACGGTCAGCAAAGTCAGCGTGGCGGTGGGCGACGTCATCCAGGCCGGAGACCTCATCGCGGTGATCAGTTAA